In Streptomyces hawaiiensis, one genomic interval encodes:
- a CDS encoding polyprenyl synthetase family protein, whose protein sequence is MTDVGPFGLSVRDQALEADVQAGLVAVEEGLLEATKSEVPFITEAAQHLVRAGGKRFRPLLVMLSAQFGDRYAPGIVPSAVVVELTHLATLYHDDVMDEAAVRRGVASANTRWGNSVAVLTGDFLFARASHILADLGPEAVRVQAEAFERLVTGQILETAGPQDGRDPVEHYLDVLGGKTGSLVAVSCRFGAMMSGADETVVHVLTQYGERLGVAFQLADDVLDIASDSHESGKTPGTDLREGIPTLPVLRLRERAARLGRAEDIALCELLDSDLADDERHAEALRLLRAHPALEQARQDTVRYAQDARSSLAPLPECTAKTALLELCDAVVHRAG, encoded by the coding sequence GTGACCGACGTCGGGCCGTTCGGGCTGAGCGTGCGGGACCAGGCTCTGGAAGCCGATGTCCAGGCCGGACTGGTGGCTGTCGAGGAAGGCTTGCTCGAGGCCACCAAGAGCGAGGTGCCCTTCATCACGGAGGCCGCCCAGCACCTGGTACGGGCCGGCGGCAAGCGGTTCCGCCCGCTGCTCGTGATGCTCTCCGCCCAGTTCGGTGACCGGTACGCACCCGGGATCGTGCCGTCGGCCGTCGTCGTGGAGCTGACCCACCTCGCCACGCTGTACCACGACGACGTGATGGACGAGGCCGCCGTGCGCCGCGGCGTCGCGAGCGCGAACACCCGCTGGGGCAACTCCGTCGCGGTCCTCACCGGCGACTTCCTCTTCGCCCGCGCCTCGCACATCCTGGCCGACCTCGGCCCGGAGGCCGTGCGGGTGCAGGCCGAGGCGTTCGAGCGCCTGGTGACCGGCCAGATCCTGGAGACGGCCGGACCGCAGGACGGCCGGGACCCCGTCGAGCACTACCTGGACGTGCTGGGCGGCAAGACCGGCTCGCTGGTCGCCGTGTCGTGCCGGTTCGGCGCGATGATGTCCGGCGCCGACGAGACGGTCGTGCACGTCCTGACCCAGTACGGCGAGCGGCTCGGCGTCGCCTTCCAGCTCGCGGACGACGTCCTGGACATCGCCTCCGACTCCCACGAGTCCGGCAAGACCCCCGGCACCGACCTGCGCGAGGGCATCCCCACGCTGCCGGTGCTGCGGCTGCGCGAGCGGGCGGCCCGGCTCGGGCGCGCCGAGGACATCGCCCTGTGCGAGCTGCTCGACTCCGACCTCGCCGACGACGAACGGCACGCCGAGGCCCTGCGCCTGCTGCGGGCCCACCCGGCTCTGGAGCAGGCCCGGCAGGACACCGTCCGCTACGCCCAGGACGCCCGCTCGTCGCTGGCGCCCCTGCCGGAGTGCACCGCGAAGACGGCGCTCCTGGAGCTGTGCGACGCGGTGGTGCACCGGGCCGGCTAG
- a CDS encoding LolA family protein produces MAPYGSDDSTTAGEVDEQRSGRRKAARYIVPVTVIGVAAATIGLVPALADSGDPDLPKITAQQLIEKIAKSDVQQVSGTVKISTDLGLPNLGGLESGLLSGAAGQGEGDSSADPTAKLAELASGTHTLRVAADGPDRQKLSLLENAAEYSVIHNGKDVWGYDSKSNEVYHGTSSESPERGKDRQPPAMPKDFAEEALKAVDGTTSVTVDGTAQVAGRDAYKLVVKPKQSGSTVGAITVAVDAKTGMPLKFTLTPASGGAAVVDAGFTKVSFAEPAASTFDFTPPKGAKVTEEKDAHKASDETPRKAPGKAFDLGEAPGHAPKDGEDFGKGLAGLDGMKTIGEGWNAIATFDTGGEGVPSGGTGGDLGGFMDSLGDKVHGTFGSGTVFSTRLVNALITDDGKVYAGLVTKDALVKAADAGK; encoded by the coding sequence ATGGCACCGTACGGATCCGACGACAGCACGACCGCCGGGGAGGTCGACGAGCAGCGCTCCGGGCGGCGCAAAGCCGCGCGGTACATCGTCCCGGTCACGGTGATCGGGGTGGCGGCCGCCACGATCGGGCTGGTCCCCGCACTCGCCGACTCCGGCGACCCCGACCTCCCGAAGATCACCGCCCAGCAGCTCATCGAGAAGATCGCCAAGTCGGACGTGCAGCAGGTGTCCGGCACGGTGAAGATCAGCACCGACCTCGGCCTGCCGAACCTCGGCGGCCTGGAGTCCGGCCTGCTGTCCGGTGCCGCGGGCCAGGGCGAGGGCGACTCCTCCGCCGACCCGACGGCCAAGCTGGCCGAACTGGCCTCCGGCACGCACACCCTGCGCGTCGCCGCCGACGGCCCGGACCGGCAGAAGCTGTCGCTGCTGGAGAACGCGGCCGAGTACAGCGTCATCCACAACGGCAAGGACGTCTGGGGCTACGACAGCAAGTCCAACGAGGTCTACCACGGCACCTCCTCCGAAAGCCCGGAGCGCGGGAAGGACCGGCAGCCGCCGGCCATGCCCAAGGACTTCGCCGAGGAGGCCCTGAAGGCGGTCGACGGCACGACGTCCGTGACCGTGGACGGCACGGCCCAGGTCGCCGGCCGGGACGCCTACAAGCTGGTCGTCAAGCCGAAGCAGTCCGGCTCGACGGTCGGCGCGATCACCGTGGCCGTGGACGCGAAGACCGGCATGCCGCTGAAGTTCACGCTGACCCCGGCGAGCGGCGGCGCGGCCGTCGTCGACGCGGGCTTCACGAAGGTGAGCTTCGCCGAGCCGGCCGCCTCGACCTTCGACTTCACCCCGCCCAAGGGCGCGAAGGTCACCGAGGAGAAGGACGCCCACAAGGCCTCGGACGAGACTCCGCGCAAGGCACCCGGCAAGGCCTTCGACCTGGGTGAGGCGCCGGGCCACGCTCCGAAGGACGGGGAGGACTTCGGCAAGGGCCTCGCCGGCCTCGACGGAATGAAGACCATCGGCGAGGGCTGGAACGCCATAGCCACCTTCGACACCGGCGGCGAGGGCGTGCCCTCCGGCGGGACCGGCGGCGACCTCGGCGGCTTCATGGACTCGCTCGGCGACAAGGTCCACGGCACGTTCGGCTCGGGCACGGTCTTCTCGACCCGCCTGGTCAACGCCCTCATCACGGACGACGGCAAGGTCTACGCCGGCCTGGTCACCAAGGACGCGCTCGTGAAGGCGGCCGACGCCGGGAAGTAA
- a CDS encoding ABC transporter ATP-binding protein, which produces MGDVSATEPEQRDTRAEAGEPVIATRALTKRYRGGQLAVDGLDLTVPAGSVFGFLGPNGSGKTTTIRMLMGLIEPTSGTARVLGQPMPRATRAVLPHVGALIEGPALYGFLSGRDNLIRYDSADPAADPRTRRTRVASALDRVGLTAAAGKKAKAYSLGMKQRLGLAAALLRPRRLLVLDEPTNGLDPQGMREIRTLVRELASDGTTVFLSSHLLDEIEQVCTHAAVMAQGRLITQGPVAELSAGARGRLVVSTPDPAEAARVLKEQGVGDLVVSDGRVTGEPPDRDLAEVNAALVTAGVRVRGFTVERASLEDAFVALTGEGFDVAG; this is translated from the coding sequence ATGGGCGATGTGTCCGCCACGGAACCGGAGCAGCGGGACACGCGGGCCGAAGCCGGGGAACCGGTCATCGCCACCCGCGCGCTCACCAAGCGCTACCGCGGCGGACAGCTCGCCGTCGACGGTCTCGACCTGACCGTCCCGGCGGGCAGCGTCTTCGGCTTCCTCGGCCCCAACGGCTCCGGCAAGACCACCACCATCCGCATGCTGATGGGTCTCATCGAGCCCACCTCCGGCACGGCCCGGGTGCTCGGGCAGCCCATGCCCCGGGCCACCCGCGCCGTGCTGCCGCACGTCGGCGCCCTCATCGAGGGCCCGGCCCTCTACGGCTTCCTCTCCGGCCGCGACAACCTGATCCGCTACGACAGCGCCGACCCGGCCGCCGACCCGCGCACCCGGCGGACCCGGGTCGCCTCGGCCCTGGACCGGGTGGGCCTGACGGCCGCCGCGGGCAAGAAGGCCAAGGCGTACTCCCTGGGCATGAAACAGCGCCTCGGCCTCGCGGCCGCCCTGCTCCGGCCGCGCCGGCTGCTCGTGCTGGACGAGCCGACCAACGGCCTCGACCCGCAGGGTATGCGCGAGATCCGCACCCTCGTGAGGGAACTGGCCTCGGACGGCACGACCGTCTTCCTCTCCTCCCACCTCCTCGACGAGATCGAGCAGGTCTGCACGCACGCGGCCGTGATGGCGCAGGGCCGGCTGATCACGCAGGGCCCGGTCGCCGAGCTGTCCGCCGGGGCGCGCGGCCGGCTGGTGGTGAGCACGCCGGACCCGGCCGAGGCGGCCCGGGTGCTGAAGGAGCAGGGCGTCGGCGACCTGGTCGTGTCCGACGGCCGGGTGACCGGCGAACCACCGGACCGCGACCTCGCCGAGGTGAACGCCGCGCTGGTGACGGCCGGGGTCCGGGTGCGCGGCTTCACGGTCGAACGCGCCTCGCTGGAGGACGCGTTCGTGGCGCTGACGGGGGAGGGCTTCGATGTCGCGGGCTGA
- a CDS encoding ABC transporter permease, which yields MSRAEVVESVRPVSPLWTFGLLRNELVTTFRRWRTLALLAVLAGVPILIGIAVRIETGDGSSPGGGGGGGPAFISQITNNGLFLVFTALAATLPFFLPMAVGVVAGDAIAGEAGSGTLRYLLVAPAGRGRLLLTKYATVVLFCLAATLVVTVSALTVGALLFPLGDLTTISGTRIGFAEGLGRALLIALAVAASLIGVAALGLFVSTLTGSGIAAMATTVGLLITVQILDQIPQLHALQLYFFSHYWLSFADLMREPVYWDDLAKNLGLQALYAAVFGSAAWARFTAKDITA from the coding sequence ATGTCGCGGGCTGAAGTCGTGGAGTCCGTACGGCCGGTGAGCCCGCTGTGGACCTTCGGGCTGCTGCGCAACGAGCTCGTCACCACCTTCCGGCGCTGGCGCACGCTCGCGCTGCTGGCCGTGCTGGCGGGCGTGCCGATCCTCATCGGCATCGCCGTCAGGATCGAGACGGGCGACGGCTCGTCGCCCGGCGGCGGGGGCGGCGGAGGACCGGCCTTCATCTCGCAGATCACCAACAACGGCCTGTTCCTCGTCTTCACCGCCCTGGCCGCCACGCTCCCGTTCTTCCTGCCGATGGCGGTCGGTGTCGTCGCGGGCGACGCGATCGCCGGGGAGGCCGGCTCCGGCACACTCCGCTATCTCCTGGTCGCCCCGGCCGGCCGCGGCCGCCTGCTGCTCACCAAGTACGCGACGGTCGTCCTCTTCTGCCTGGCCGCCACGCTCGTGGTCACCGTCTCGGCGCTGACGGTCGGCGCGCTGCTCTTCCCGCTGGGGGACCTGACGACCATCTCCGGGACGCGGATCGGCTTCGCCGAGGGCCTGGGCAGAGCCCTGCTGATCGCTCTGGCCGTCGCCGCGTCACTGATCGGCGTCGCCGCGCTCGGCCTGTTCGTCTCGACCCTGACGGGCAGCGGCATCGCGGCGATGGCGACGACCGTCGGCCTGCTGATCACGGTCCAGATCCTCGACCAGATCCCGCAACTGCACGCCCTCCAGCTGTACTTCTTCTCCCACTACTGGCTCTCCTTCGCCGATCTCATGCGCGAGCCGGTGTACTGGGACGACCTGGCGAAGAACCTCGGCCTCCAGGCCCTGTACGCGGCGGTGTTCGGGTCGGCGGCGTGGGCGCGCTTCACGGCGAAGGACATCACGGCCTAG
- a CDS encoding flavodoxin family protein, whose amino-acid sequence MTRRFLFVLGSARAEGNSELLARRAAEQLPRDFEQEWIDLTELPVPDFEDLRHDSDHVRPTEGNVARLLDATLAATDIVIVSPLYWYSVSAQTKRYLDYWSGWLRTPGLDFKTTLAGRTLWGVTALAHTQEVVADPLVGTLHNSAAYMGMRFGGVLLGNGSKPGDVLTDDAALTRAKTFFEQEAPLARFLYEDGAR is encoded by the coding sequence ATGACCCGTCGTTTCCTTTTCGTCCTGGGCAGCGCTCGCGCCGAGGGCAACTCCGAACTGCTGGCCCGACGGGCCGCCGAGCAACTGCCCCGGGACTTCGAACAGGAGTGGATCGATCTCACCGAGCTCCCCGTACCGGACTTCGAGGACCTGCGGCACGACAGCGACCACGTCCGCCCGACCGAGGGCAACGTGGCCCGGCTGCTCGACGCCACGCTCGCGGCGACGGACATCGTGATCGTCTCGCCCCTGTACTGGTACTCGGTCTCCGCGCAGACCAAGCGCTACCTCGACTACTGGTCGGGCTGGCTGCGCACGCCGGGCCTCGACTTCAAGACGACCCTGGCCGGCCGCACCCTGTGGGGCGTCACCGCCCTCGCGCACACGCAGGAGGTGGTGGCCGACCCGCTCGTCGGGACGCTCCACAACTCGGCCGCGTACATGGGGATGCGCTTCGGCGGGGTGCTGCTCGGCAACGGCAGCAAGCCCGGTGACGTGCTGACCGACGACGCGGCACTGACCCGCGCCAAGACCTTCTTCGAGCAGGAGGCACCGCTCGCCCGGTTCCTGTACGAGGACGGGGCGCGCTAG
- a CDS encoding amidase, with amino-acid sequence MPLSAREIAAGVRARELRATDVVAAALARIERADPQLCAFVEVWGEEALRRAGEVDARLDGRGADPPLPLAGVPVAVKGRHGLRGAGPLLAAGCVAVGATSVPGPGTPWQTWGLGARGRTVNPWRADRTPGGSSAGAAAAVAAGLVPLATGGDGAGSVRIPAAWCGVVGLKTTSGRLPSGDRTGLAVPGVLARSAADAGLWWAVVSEEPAPAGAALPVTAVWSPDLGFAGPDPEPVALARAAVERLVAAGVVRLVRPRRPLRLADPGPAWLALRAPGADLAGAGRVRAANDRRLAGLFADAELLLTPTAPTAPHGHEGPGARYSTSLTWAFNLSGHPALSLPAGFDGDGCPAGLQLVAPPGREALLLAVAREAEQRAGG; translated from the coding sequence GTGCCCCTGTCGGCCCGGGAGATCGCGGCGGGCGTACGGGCCCGGGAGCTGCGCGCGACGGACGTCGTCGCGGCGGCCCTGGCCCGGATCGAGCGGGCCGATCCGCAGTTGTGCGCGTTCGTCGAGGTGTGGGGCGAGGAGGCGTTGCGGCGGGCGGGTGAGGTGGACGCGCGGCTCGACGGGCGGGGCGCGGATCCGCCCCTGCCGCTGGCGGGTGTGCCGGTCGCCGTGAAGGGCCGGCACGGGCTGCGCGGGGCGGGTCCGCTGCTCGCGGCCGGTTGTGTGGCCGTGGGGGCGACTTCCGTGCCCGGGCCGGGGACGCCCTGGCAGACGTGGGGGCTCGGGGCCCGGGGGCGGACCGTCAACCCGTGGCGGGCCGACCGTACGCCGGGCGGCTCGTCGGCCGGGGCCGCGGCGGCCGTGGCGGCCGGGCTGGTGCCGCTGGCGACGGGTGGCGACGGGGCCGGTTCGGTGCGGATCCCGGCGGCGTGGTGCGGGGTGGTCGGTCTGAAGACGACGAGTGGACGGCTGCCGTCGGGCGACCGTACGGGACTCGCCGTTCCCGGGGTGCTCGCCCGCTCCGCGGCGGACGCCGGGCTGTGGTGGGCGGTGGTGTCCGAGGAGCCGGCGCCGGCCGGGGCGGCTCTCCCCGTCACCGCGGTCTGGTCTCCCGATCTCGGTTTCGCCGGACCCGACCCGGAGCCCGTCGCGCTGGCCCGGGCGGCCGTGGAGCGGCTCGTGGCGGCGGGGGTCGTACGGCTCGTACGGCCTCGGAGGCCGTTGCGGCTGGCGGACCCCGGGCCGGCCTGGCTCGCCCTGCGTGCTCCCGGTGCCGACCTGGCCGGGGCCGGGCGCGTCCGGGCGGCGAACGACCGGCGGCTCGCCGGGCTGTTCGCCGACGCCGAGCTGCTGCTGACCCCCACGGCACCCACCGCCCCACACGGCCACGAGGGACCCGGGGCCCGCTACTCCACCTCTCTGACCTGGGCGTTCAACCTCAGTGGACACCCTGCGCTGAGCCTGCCCGCGGGCTTCGACGGCGACGGCTGCCCGGCCGGTCTGCAGCTGGTGGCGCCGCCGGGCCGGGAGGCGCTGCTGCTGGCCGTGGCGCGGGAGGCGGAGCAACGCGCGGGGGGCTGA
- a CDS encoding DUF6668 family protein yields the protein MHTGMRQGPEIWLRGPVTTPEPGPPEPAHAHAGARRFSWVGTHGGAGVSTLAAVYGGHDSGRSWPGPGDPPSVLLVARTHAAGLDTVAGAVEIFRRGQAPPGLDLDAIVLVADAPGRLPRPLAQRVKSLESVIDVYRVPWMPSWRLGELGRPPRETEPLARLTGAAR from the coding sequence ATGCACACAGGCATGCGACAGGGGCCGGAGATCTGGCTGCGCGGTCCGGTGACCACCCCGGAACCGGGGCCGCCGGAGCCCGCGCACGCCCATGCCGGCGCACGGCGTTTCTCCTGGGTCGGCACGCACGGCGGCGCGGGCGTCTCCACGCTCGCCGCGGTCTACGGCGGCCATGACAGCGGCCGGTCCTGGCCCGGGCCCGGCGATCCCCCGTCGGTGCTGCTGGTCGCCCGGACGCATGCGGCGGGCCTGGACACGGTCGCCGGGGCGGTGGAGATCTTCCGACGTGGCCAGGCTCCGCCCGGGCTCGACCTGGACGCGATCGTCCTCGTGGCGGACGCCCCGGGCCGGCTGCCGCGTCCGCTCGCCCAGCGGGTCAAGTCGCTGGAGTCGGTCATCGACGTGTACCGCGTGCCGTGGATGCCGTCCTGGCGGCTGGGTGAACTGGGCCGTCCGCCGCGCGAGACGGAGCCCCTGGCCCGGCTGACGGGAGCGGCACGCTGA
- a CDS encoding tetratricopeptide repeat protein encodes MSRLSREKKREQKQAARAATPAAPIDVHVPGAGTDVGGGAGGVSDGASVGGVPVFAAPGEEIQRAVLNRLHHIALATGHPVLATIRDERIGYVVPLQVDPDGSSHFTSEPVATPPPERQHARDAGAMPPPERQHARHDGAMTPPERQHVRDAGAATPPVPPHARDASAPTPPEPRHALNSNANATTPPEPLHAPSDAVAAPEPQYPRGDSATHVLRPAPESGRGAAPTFPLRAVPEPQPADERVPTFELRAVPESAQPAPEDAPPGPGTAMPPGTVAPPTGEFGPPPPMDARPLPVPEAPPAPRPAPVPEDALIAADPDPKPTPARGFDAVAEAVLGDEPLTAPGDPTAPAVLAEPIARINEAVKEGRIDTASELAEQTVVQASGALGPEHPEVLRLGELTAYIAYLAGDPLRACRLSLDLAGARRRAGDAEAAYGNVESAATAWRAVRDPALGLELGRDLIGLWTELAAEDGPAAEEVEQLESARARMGRLTERARKQQA; translated from the coding sequence ATGTCGCGACTCAGCCGCGAGAAGAAGCGGGAACAGAAGCAGGCCGCACGCGCGGCGACCCCGGCGGCGCCGATCGACGTCCATGTCCCCGGGGCCGGCACGGACGTCGGAGGGGGAGCCGGTGGGGTGTCCGACGGTGCCTCCGTCGGCGGGGTCCCGGTTTTCGCGGCCCCCGGCGAGGAGATCCAGCGGGCCGTCCTGAACCGCCTCCACCACATCGCCCTGGCCACCGGCCACCCCGTCCTCGCCACCATCCGCGACGAGCGCATCGGCTACGTCGTCCCGCTCCAGGTAGACCCGGACGGCTCCAGCCACTTCACGTCCGAACCGGTCGCCACGCCCCCGCCGGAGCGGCAGCATGCCCGAGACGCCGGCGCCATGCCCCCGCCGGAGCGGCAGCATGCCCGACACGACGGCGCCATGACGCCGCCCGAGCGGCAGCACGTCCGAGACGCCGGTGCCGCGACCCCGCCTGTGCCGCCGCATGCCCGCGACGCCAGTGCCCCGACCCCGCCTGAGCCGCGGCATGCCCTGAACTCCAACGCCAACGCCACGACCCCGCCGGAGCCACTTCACGCCCCGAGCGACGCCGTGGCAGCACCCGAGCCGCAGTATCCGCGCGGCGACAGCGCCACGCACGTGCTGCGTCCCGCCCCGGAGTCCGGCCGCGGCGCGGCCCCGACGTTCCCGCTGCGGGCCGTGCCCGAGCCGCAGCCGGCCGATGAACGCGTCCCGACGTTCGAGCTGCGAGCCGTACCGGAGTCGGCGCAGCCCGCGCCGGAAGACGCGCCACCTGGCCCGGGTACGGCGATGCCGCCCGGCACCGTCGCGCCGCCCACCGGCGAGTTCGGCCCGCCCCCGCCCATGGACGCGAGGCCGCTCCCCGTCCCCGAGGCCCCACCGGCTCCGCGACCCGCGCCGGTCCCCGAAGACGCCCTGATCGCCGCCGACCCCGACCCCAAGCCCACCCCCGCCCGCGGCTTCGACGCCGTCGCGGAGGCCGTACTCGGGGACGAGCCCCTCACCGCCCCGGGCGATCCCACCGCGCCCGCGGTCCTCGCGGAGCCGATCGCGCGGATCAACGAGGCGGTGAAGGAAGGCAGGATCGACACCGCGTCCGAGCTGGCGGAGCAGACCGTCGTCCAGGCGTCGGGAGCGCTGGGGCCGGAGCACCCCGAGGTGCTCCGGCTGGGTGAACTCACCGCCTACATCGCCTACTTGGCGGGCGATCCGCTCCGTGCCTGCCGGCTGTCGCTGGATTTGGCCGGTGCCCGCCGCCGGGCCGGCGACGCGGAGGCCGCCTACGGCAACGTGGAGAGCGCGGCCACCGCCTGGCGCGCGGTGCGCGACCCGGCGCTGGGGCTGGAGCTGGGACGCGACCTGATCGGCCTGTGGACGGAGCTCGCCGCCGAGGACGGCCCGGCCGCCGAGGAGGTCGAGCAACTGGAGTCGGCCCGCGCCCGCATGGGCCGTCTCACCGAACGCGCCCGCAAGCAGCAGGCGTGA
- a CDS encoding M28 family metallopeptidase — protein MKLSVSARAVAAGGMATAMLLTGGAVADAASSAPSRAAAAPDIPVANVKTHLSQLQSIATANGGNRAHGRAGYKASLDYVKAKLDAAGYTTTIQQFTASGRTGYNLIADWPGGDTSQVVMAGSHLDSVSSGAGINDNGSGSAAVLETALAVSRAQYKPTKHLRFAWWGAEELGLVGSRHYVNQLATGDRSRISAYLNFDMIGSPNPGYFVYDDDPAIEKTFKDYFGGIGVPTEIETEGDGRSDHAPFKSAGVPVGGLFTGASRTMTAAQAAKWGGTAGRAFDRCYHSSCDTTANINDTALNRNSDALAYAVWELSE, from the coding sequence ATGAAGCTCTCCGTTTCCGCACGCGCCGTCGCCGCGGGCGGCATGGCAACAGCCATGCTCCTGACCGGCGGTGCGGTGGCCGACGCCGCGTCCTCCGCTCCCTCCAGAGCGGCCGCCGCGCCCGACATACCCGTGGCGAACGTCAAGACCCACCTGTCCCAGCTCCAGTCCATAGCCACCGCCAACGGCGGCAACCGCGCACACGGCCGGGCCGGCTACAAGGCCTCGCTCGACTACGTCAAGGCCAAGCTGGACGCGGCCGGATACACCACCACGATCCAGCAGTTCACCGCCTCCGGCCGCACCGGCTACAACCTGATCGCCGACTGGCCGGGCGGCGACACGAGCCAGGTCGTGATGGCCGGCTCGCATCTCGACAGCGTCTCCTCCGGGGCCGGCATCAACGACAACGGCTCCGGCTCGGCCGCCGTCCTGGAGACCGCCCTGGCCGTGTCCCGGGCGCAGTACAAGCCCACCAAGCACCTGCGGTTCGCCTGGTGGGGCGCGGAAGAGCTCGGCCTGGTCGGCTCCCGCCACTACGTCAACCAGCTGGCCACCGGCGACCGTTCGAGGATCAGCGCCTACCTGAACTTCGACATGATCGGCTCCCCGAACCCCGGCTACTTCGTCTACGACGACGACCCGGCGATCGAGAAGACCTTCAAGGACTACTTCGGCGGCATCGGCGTCCCGACCGAGATCGAGACCGAGGGCGACGGCCGCTCCGACCACGCGCCCTTCAAGAGCGCGGGCGTGCCGGTGGGCGGTCTGTTCACCGGGGCCAGCCGGACGATGACGGCGGCGCAGGCGGCCAAGTGGGGCGGTACGGCGGGGCGGGCCTTCGACCGCTGCTACCACTCCTCCTGCGACACCACCGCCAACATCAACGACACCGCCCTGAACCGCAACAGCGACGCCCTCGCGTACGCGGTGTGGGAGCTGTCCGAGTAG
- a CDS encoding VOC family protein: MTQTPASPTPVHWKLVIDANDPHAQADFWAAALRYEVEDNSALIGKLLGFGALPEEATVDFHGRRAFRDLIAVRHPEDPYDEESGTGLGRRLLFQRVPEAKTVKNRLHLDLHPGEGRRDEEVARLEGLGASVLRRVKEQGGEWVVMADPEGNEFCVQ; this comes from the coding sequence ATGACGCAGACACCGGCATCACCCACTCCCGTGCACTGGAAACTGGTCATCGACGCGAACGACCCGCACGCGCAGGCCGACTTCTGGGCCGCCGCCCTCCGGTACGAGGTCGAGGACAACAGCGCCCTCATCGGGAAGCTGCTGGGCTTCGGCGCCCTGCCGGAGGAGGCCACGGTCGACTTCCACGGCCGCCGCGCCTTCCGGGACCTGATCGCCGTACGGCATCCCGAGGACCCGTACGACGAGGAGAGCGGGACCGGGCTGGGGCGCCGGCTGCTGTTCCAGCGGGTACCGGAGGCGAAGACGGTCAAGAACCGGCTGCACCTCGATCTGCACCCGGGCGAAGGGCGGCGCGACGAGGAAGTCGCACGGCTGGAGGGGCTCGGGGCGAGCGTGCTGCGGCGGGTGAAGGAACAGGGCGGCGAATGGGTCGTGATGGCGGACCCGGAGGGGAACGAGTTCTGCGTGCAATGA
- a CDS encoding CGNR zinc finger domain-containing protein, producing the protein MSGRAGETPDRTPGLTLVSGEGKPYRFDPGTLCLELTTTGGPGAFARWDVLHQPSDLVTWAGCSRLPDGLDLTVSAGELERARTLRDAVFLLAADRAHGRPLRAPHLDVVNAAAAGPPLIARIEPDGTRAWAPGATGTQLLATVARDAIDLFTGPYSDRVRECGAHNCYLLFVDTSRPGRRRWCAMEHCGNREKVRAHRARNAPAKP; encoded by the coding sequence GTGAGTGGACGCGCAGGGGAAACGCCGGATCGAACGCCCGGCCTGACGCTGGTCTCCGGCGAGGGCAAGCCCTACCGCTTCGACCCTGGCACCCTGTGCCTGGAGCTGACGACGACGGGCGGCCCCGGGGCCTTCGCCCGCTGGGACGTGCTGCACCAACCCTCCGACCTGGTCACCTGGGCCGGGTGCAGCCGGCTGCCGGACGGGCTGGACCTCACCGTCTCCGCCGGGGAACTGGAGCGGGCACGCACCCTGCGCGACGCCGTGTTCCTGCTCGCCGCCGACCGCGCCCACGGCCGCCCCCTGCGAGCCCCCCACCTGGACGTCGTCAACGCCGCCGCGGCCGGGCCCCCGCTGATCGCCCGCATCGAGCCCGACGGCACCCGCGCCTGGGCCCCGGGCGCCACCGGCACCCAGCTGCTCGCGACCGTCGCCCGCGACGCGATCGACCTGTTCACCGGGCCCTACTCCGACCGCGTCCGCGAGTGCGGCGCCCACAACTGCTACCTGCTCTTCGTCGACACCTCCCGCCCGGGCCGCCGCCGCTGGTGCGCGATGGAGCACTGCGGAAACCGCGAGAAGGTCCGGGCGCACCGGGCCCGCAACGCTCCTGCCAAGCCGTAG